The Pseudarthrobacter sulfonivorans genome includes a window with the following:
- a CDS encoding alpha/beta hydrolase family protein: MSRSEKVSFEGSTGELLSGIIDVPEGPVRGWGVFSHGFTLGKDSPAASRMCKALADTGIGMLRFDNLGLGESAGHWSEGSFSHKVADTVVAAEFMRSQGKAISLLVGHSFGGAAVLSAARQIPELDAVATVAAPFSPKHVAHVFDAALDKILSEGSAEVDLGGKRVEIRKHFVEDLENADLTDCIRQLHKPLMVLHSPTDNTVGIENASTIFQTARHPRNFVSLEGSDHLLTGKGQAARAARIISAWADQYLDAGK; this comes from the coding sequence ATGTCCCGCTCCGAAAAAGTCAGCTTCGAAGGTTCCACCGGCGAGCTCCTGTCCGGCATCATCGACGTCCCTGAGGGGCCGGTGCGGGGCTGGGGCGTCTTCTCACACGGCTTCACCCTGGGCAAGGACAGCCCGGCGGCGTCCCGGATGTGCAAGGCCCTGGCCGACACCGGCATCGGGATGCTCCGCTTCGACAACCTGGGGCTGGGCGAGTCCGCCGGCCATTGGTCGGAGGGCTCCTTCAGCCACAAGGTGGCGGACACCGTGGTGGCAGCCGAGTTCATGCGCAGCCAGGGCAAGGCCATCTCCCTACTGGTAGGACACTCCTTCGGTGGCGCGGCGGTGCTTTCGGCCGCCCGCCAGATCCCGGAGCTCGACGCCGTCGCAACAGTTGCGGCCCCGTTCTCACCCAAGCACGTGGCCCACGTCTTTGACGCCGCACTGGACAAGATCCTCAGCGAGGGCAGCGCGGAAGTGGACCTCGGCGGGAAACGCGTGGAGATCCGGAAGCACTTTGTGGAGGACCTGGAGAACGCGGACCTCACGGACTGCATCCGGCAGCTGCACAAACCGCTGATGGTCCTCCACTCCCCCACGGACAACACTGTGGGCATCGAGAACGCCAGCACCATCTTCCAGACGGCGCGCCATCCGCGGAACTTCGTCTCACTCGAAGGCAGCGACCACCTGCTGACCGGCAAGGGCCAGGCAGCCCGGGCCGCCAGGATTATTTCTGCCTGGGCCGACCAGTACCTCGACGCCGGGAAGTAA
- a CDS encoding YihY/virulence factor BrkB family protein: MEWGKTRRSDGGPVASSLAMLQWLLARLNAFRPMRAWQHYNLQHGPLMSAGIGFNMFFSITGLLATGFSVAGLVLRGQPALLDTIIGSVAQSAPGLLKVGGGEGLVDPNDLLNPDGLGWTAVIAAVVTVITSLGWIAGLRDGLRGVVQLPPLRINPIVLKLRDAGTLLLLGVALVISAGASLVFGTAAGWVTEFLQLDPAVAGPLTTVIKIGVPLTLNWVTAVIMFRLAGGLKLSRRALLEGTILAAVGTTVLQVFSTELLAGAGRNPILAPFAIIIGLLIWFNLVSQVYLVSAGWSTIREEDIRSEHAGQDKALWGSRQVQPGKVPVEGHSDGKGPGAGHQGSAAVTSRRRGTGRPRQK, encoded by the coding sequence ATGGAGTGGGGCAAAACCAGAAGGTCCGACGGCGGCCCGGTGGCCAGCTCGCTGGCGATGCTCCAGTGGCTGCTGGCCAGGCTTAATGCCTTCCGCCCGATGCGCGCGTGGCAGCACTACAACCTCCAGCATGGCCCGTTGATGAGCGCCGGCATCGGCTTCAACATGTTCTTCTCCATCACCGGCCTGTTGGCCACGGGTTTCTCCGTTGCCGGCCTGGTGCTGCGGGGCCAGCCGGCCCTGCTGGACACCATCATCGGCAGCGTGGCCCAGAGTGCGCCCGGACTGCTGAAGGTGGGCGGGGGAGAAGGGTTGGTTGATCCGAATGACCTCCTGAACCCGGATGGCCTCGGCTGGACCGCCGTGATTGCTGCCGTGGTTACGGTCATCACGTCCCTGGGCTGGATCGCCGGGCTCCGCGACGGCCTGCGCGGTGTGGTGCAGTTGCCGCCTCTTAGAATCAACCCGATTGTCCTTAAACTGCGCGACGCCGGCACCCTCCTGCTCCTGGGAGTTGCCCTGGTGATCAGCGCCGGAGCGTCCCTGGTGTTCGGCACGGCGGCCGGCTGGGTCACGGAGTTTCTGCAGCTGGATCCGGCGGTGGCAGGTCCGCTGACCACCGTGATCAAGATCGGTGTGCCGTTGACGCTCAACTGGGTCACGGCCGTCATCATGTTCCGGCTGGCCGGTGGGCTCAAGCTCTCCCGCCGGGCACTCCTGGAGGGGACCATCCTTGCCGCGGTGGGCACCACCGTACTGCAGGTCTTCAGCACTGAACTGCTGGCCGGTGCGGGACGGAACCCCATCCTGGCGCCGTTTGCCATCATCATCGGCCTGCTGATCTGGTTCAACCTGGTCAGCCAGGTCTACCTCGTGTCCGCCGGCTGGTCCACCATCCGTGAAGAGGACATCAGGAGCGAACACGCAGGCCAGGACAAAGCCCTGTGGGGCTCCCGACAGGTCCAGCCCGGCAAAGTACCCGTGGAGGGCCACAGCGACGGAAAGGGCCCCGGCGCCGGGCACCAGGGCAGCGCGGCAGTTACTTCCCGGCGTCGAGGTACTGGTCGGCCCAGGCAGAAATAA
- a CDS encoding 2'-5' RNA ligase family protein, with protein sequence MSAASNVSEGMSVGVILGFPPAIAEELQRWRASFGDPMAGVVPAHITLVTTTPTQDWAATQAHVRDVARRQVPFMVTIAGTGTFRPVSPVVYINVEDGFDSCVELHEKLQTGPLQRELPFSYHPHVTIAHDVAPESLDEAETVLESYRATFPVVSMGLYEHDADGIWQLREELDFGTETDDGGSFAADADANGATAPY encoded by the coding sequence ATGTCGGCCGCCAGCAATGTCAGTGAAGGAATGAGCGTAGGCGTCATTCTGGGCTTCCCCCCTGCCATCGCCGAGGAACTTCAACGGTGGCGCGCCTCCTTCGGGGACCCGATGGCGGGGGTGGTGCCCGCGCACATCACGCTGGTCACCACCACGCCCACCCAGGACTGGGCAGCCACGCAGGCGCACGTCCGCGACGTGGCGCGGCGGCAGGTCCCGTTTATGGTCACCATCGCCGGGACCGGAACGTTCCGGCCGGTCTCCCCGGTGGTTTACATCAACGTGGAGGACGGGTTCGACTCCTGCGTGGAGCTCCACGAAAAACTCCAGACCGGCCCGCTGCAACGCGAGTTGCCGTTCTCGTACCATCCGCATGTCACGATCGCCCACGATGTCGCGCCCGAAAGCCTGGACGAAGCCGAAACGGTGCTTGAAAGTTACCGGGCGACGTTCCCGGTAGTTAGCATGGGACTCTACGAGCACGATGCCGACGGCATTTGGCAGCTACGGGAAGAGTTGGACTTTGGGACCGAAACTGACGACGGCGGGTCCTTCGCCGCGGACGCCGACGCAAACGGAGCCACCGCTCCCTACTGA
- the trpS gene encoding tryptophan--tRNA ligase, translated as MTSPTSPATKKRILSGAKPTADSLHLGNYIGAVRNWVDMQAEYDAVFFIPDLHAITVDFDPAELAKRTRVVAAQYIAAGIDPDKSIFFVQSHVPEHAQLAWALNCITGFGEASRMTQFKDKTQKSGADAATLGLFAYPTLMAADILLYQTDLVPVGEDQRQHLELTRNLAQRFNTRYGHTFTVPEATILKASAKIYDLQSPTAKMSKTGGSPHGSIQLLEDPKLAAKRIKSAVTDTGTEIRFDAEAKPGVSNLLTIYSTLTGKSVAELETEYEGKMYGHLKVDLAEIMVDFITPLRNRTNELMADPAELDRLLAQGADRAREIAAVTLGQVYERMGFLPSLSLAGVR; from the coding sequence ATGACTAGCCCGACTTCCCCGGCGACCAAGAAACGCATCCTCTCCGGCGCCAAGCCCACGGCGGACTCCCTGCACCTGGGCAACTACATTGGCGCTGTCCGCAACTGGGTGGACATGCAGGCCGAATATGATGCCGTCTTCTTCATCCCGGACCTGCACGCCATCACCGTGGACTTCGATCCCGCCGAGCTCGCCAAGCGCACCCGAGTGGTTGCCGCGCAGTACATTGCCGCCGGCATCGACCCGGACAAAAGCATCTTCTTTGTGCAGTCCCACGTCCCCGAGCACGCCCAGCTGGCCTGGGCACTGAACTGCATCACCGGCTTCGGCGAAGCGTCCCGGATGACACAGTTCAAGGACAAGACCCAGAAGTCGGGCGCGGACGCCGCAACTCTTGGCCTGTTTGCATACCCCACGCTCATGGCAGCCGACATCCTGCTGTACCAGACTGACCTCGTGCCGGTGGGCGAGGACCAGCGGCAGCACCTGGAGCTCACCCGGAACCTGGCCCAGCGCTTCAACACCCGCTACGGCCACACGTTCACCGTGCCGGAGGCCACCATCCTCAAGGCCAGCGCGAAGATCTACGACCTCCAGAGTCCGACTGCCAAGATGTCGAAGACAGGCGGGTCGCCCCACGGTTCCATCCAGCTGCTGGAGGACCCCAAGCTCGCCGCGAAGCGCATCAAGTCCGCAGTCACTGACACCGGAACCGAGATCCGGTTCGACGCCGAAGCCAAGCCGGGGGTTTCCAACCTTCTCACCATCTATTCGACGCTTACCGGGAAGTCCGTCGCTGAGCTGGAGACGGAGTACGAGGGCAAGATGTACGGCCACCTGAAAGTGGACCTTGCGGAGATCATGGTGGACTTCATCACGCCGCTGCGGAACCGCACCAACGAACTGATGGCTGACCCGGCCGAGCTGGACCGGCTGCTGGCCCAGGGCGCCGATCGGGCAAGGGAAATCGCCGCAGTGACCCTTGGCCAGGTCTATGAGCGCATGGGCTTCCTGCCGTCCCTCAGCCTCGCAGGCGTCCGCTAG
- a CDS encoding exodeoxyribonuclease III, which translates to MISALKKDHLRIASVNVNGLRAAYKNGMAAWLEPREVDILCLQEVRAPDAIVRQLLGDGWHILHAEAEAKGRAGVAIASREEPLETRNGIGDDYFATAGRWVEADFRVADAEGNPAQLSVASAYVHSGEVGTPKQVDKYRFLDVMSTRLPELTKHSDHALVVGDLNVGHTERDIRNWKGNVKKAGFLPDERAYFDRFFGEDIGWKDVHRGLAGDVDGPYTWWSQRGQAFDNDTGWRIDYHMATPDLAAAAFSAVVDRAPSWDTRFSDHAPLVVDYRL; encoded by the coding sequence GTGATCTCGGCATTGAAGAAGGACCACCTTCGCATCGCATCAGTCAACGTCAACGGCCTCCGGGCTGCCTACAAGAACGGTATGGCGGCATGGCTGGAGCCCCGCGAGGTGGACATTCTCTGCCTCCAGGAAGTCCGGGCCCCTGACGCGATCGTGCGCCAGCTGCTCGGTGATGGCTGGCACATCCTGCACGCTGAAGCCGAGGCCAAAGGCCGCGCCGGCGTCGCCATTGCGTCCCGTGAAGAGCCACTGGAAACCCGCAACGGCATCGGCGATGACTACTTCGCCACCGCCGGACGCTGGGTTGAGGCTGACTTCAGGGTGGCCGACGCCGAGGGGAACCCCGCGCAGCTGAGCGTTGCCAGCGCCTACGTGCACTCCGGCGAGGTGGGTACCCCGAAGCAGGTGGACAAGTACCGCTTCCTGGACGTCATGAGCACCCGCCTGCCTGAACTGACCAAGCACAGCGACCACGCACTTGTCGTGGGGGACCTCAACGTGGGCCACACCGAACGGGACATCAGGAACTGGAAGGGCAACGTCAAGAAGGCCGGCTTCCTGCCCGACGAACGTGCCTATTTTGACCGCTTCTTCGGCGAGGACATCGGCTGGAAGGATGTCCACCGTGGCCTGGCGGGCGACGTTGACGGCCCTTACACCTGGTGGTCACAGCGTGGCCAGGCCTTCGACAACGACACCGGCTGGCGCATCGACTACCATATGGCCACCCCGGACCTCGCCGCCGCCGCATTCTCGGCAGTGGTTGACCGGGCGCCCTCGTGGGACACCCGCTTCTCTGACCATGCACCGCTGGTAGTGGACTACCGGCTCTAA
- a CDS encoding CHRD domain-containing protein, producing the protein MKSHPFRTAALATAIISLLGITAPAEAKPGAAPAIPLNTGQEADPVHTGAGGSFSYTIDDDELCYTLTVRDLSAPATAAHIHVASRNVAGPVVIPLDVVSGTDWTVDDCTTASPAVLAAIEANPGDYYVNVHNADFPGGEVRGQLK; encoded by the coding sequence ATGAAAAGTCACCCGTTCAGGACAGCCGCGCTGGCCACAGCCATCATCTCCCTGTTGGGGATCACCGCCCCTGCGGAGGCGAAACCGGGCGCCGCTCCCGCCATTCCGCTCAACACCGGCCAGGAAGCCGACCCTGTCCACACCGGGGCCGGCGGATCCTTCAGCTACACCATCGACGATGACGAGCTCTGCTACACGTTGACGGTCCGTGATCTGTCCGCTCCTGCCACGGCGGCCCACATCCACGTCGCGTCCCGCAATGTGGCCGGCCCGGTTGTTATTCCGCTTGATGTGGTCAGTGGCACCGACTGGACGGTTGATGACTGCACCACGGCAAGTCCGGCCGTCCTGGCAGCCATCGAAGCCAACCCAGGCGACTACTACGTCAACGTGCATAACGCCGACTTCCCCGGCGGGGAGGTCCGCGGCCAGCTGAAGTAA